The following are encoded together in the Halomonas halophila genome:
- a CDS encoding COG3650 family protein — protein sequence MFRLSSCRIALPLLMSLGLSGCITYVNSPTPEPAPEPPETSDAGTSAEADAPKAPLLPSTLFPGEADELVGWRCTPAQDLVTAEGDDELRLWSALGATRLTPSVVASGSRYQNGGLSVWLKGDEALVESQRGRLDCRRDITLDALTREGHPGVMFHGRGNEPGWHLALANDVPELDLTLDYGEREMTLPYRVTTLDNGAGRVILASGQAARPFTLRIEAKACFDDMSGQPWPARVTLSLNGETYRGCGQGIAP from the coding sequence ATGTTCCGCCTTTCTTCCTGCCGGATCGCCCTGCCGCTGCTGATGTCGCTGGGCCTGTCCGGCTGCATCACCTACGTCAACTCGCCGACCCCCGAGCCCGCTCCCGAGCCGCCCGAGACCAGTGACGCGGGCACGTCCGCCGAGGCCGACGCGCCCAAGGCGCCGTTGCTGCCGTCGACGCTGTTTCCCGGCGAGGCCGACGAGCTGGTCGGCTGGCGCTGCACCCCGGCCCAGGATCTGGTGACCGCCGAGGGCGACGACGAGCTGCGACTGTGGTCGGCCCTCGGCGCCACGCGGCTCACGCCGTCCGTGGTGGCCAGTGGCAGCCGCTATCAGAACGGCGGGCTGAGCGTATGGCTGAAGGGCGACGAGGCGCTGGTCGAGAGCCAGCGGGGCCGGCTGGACTGCCGGCGCGACATCACCCTCGATGCCCTGACCCGCGAAGGCCATCCCGGCGTGATGTTCCACGGCCGTGGCAACGAGCCGGGCTGGCACCTGGCACTGGCCAACGACGTGCCCGAGCTCGACCTGACGCTCGACTACGGCGAGCGTGAGATGACGCTGCCCTATCGGGTGACCACCCTCGACAACGGCGCCGGCCGGGTGATCCTGGCCAGCGGCCAGGCAGCGCGGCCCTTCACGCTGCGCATCGAGGCCAAGGCCTGTTTCGATGACATGAGCGGCCAGCCCTGGCCGGCCCGGGTGACGCTGTCGCTCAACGGCGAGACCTATCGGGGCTGCGGGCAGGGGATCGCGCCCTGA
- a CDS encoding ribonucleotide-diphosphate reductase subunit beta — translation MIDWNEFHEDDTATAEAPQPAPAPQPAPKAEAPAEEVRDSAGAYQVAEQDRLARAKQSLEELDVAAGLEELEMGAQRIDVEQKRMINARADLNQLVPFKYEWAWQKYLDGSANHWMPQEVNMNADIALWKSADGLTADERRIVERSLGYFSTADSLVANNLVLAVYRLITNPECRQYLLRQAFEEAIHTHAYQYCVESLGMDEGEVFNMYREVPSVSAKSAWSLKHTQSLARPDFHTGTPETDQELLRNLIAFYCVTEGIFFYCGFSQILSMGRRNKMTGVAEQFQYILRDESMHLNFGVDMINQIKIENPHLWTAEFQDEVTQMILEGTELEIAYARDTMPRGVLGMNAAIMEEYLHFICNRRLAQIGLKEQFPGAENPFPWMSEIIDLRKEKNFFETRVTEYQVGGALSWD, via the coding sequence ATGATCGATTGGAACGAGTTCCACGAAGACGACACCGCCACCGCCGAAGCCCCGCAGCCGGCTCCGGCGCCGCAGCCCGCACCCAAGGCCGAGGCACCCGCCGAGGAGGTCCGCGACAGCGCCGGCGCCTACCAGGTCGCCGAGCAGGACCGTCTGGCCCGCGCCAAGCAGTCCCTCGAGGAACTCGACGTGGCCGCCGGCCTCGAGGAACTCGAGATGGGCGCCCAGCGCATCGACGTCGAGCAGAAGCGGATGATCAACGCCCGCGCCGACCTCAACCAGCTGGTGCCCTTCAAGTACGAGTGGGCGTGGCAGAAGTACCTGGACGGCAGCGCCAACCACTGGATGCCCCAGGAAGTGAACATGAACGCCGACATCGCGCTGTGGAAGAGCGCGGACGGCCTCACCGCGGACGAGCGCCGCATCGTCGAACGCAGCCTGGGCTACTTCTCCACCGCCGATTCGCTGGTCGCCAACAACCTGGTGCTGGCCGTCTATCGCCTGATCACCAACCCCGAGTGCCGCCAGTACCTGCTGCGCCAGGCGTTCGAGGAAGCGATCCACACCCACGCCTATCAGTACTGCGTGGAGTCGCTGGGCATGGACGAGGGCGAGGTCTTCAACATGTACCGCGAGGTGCCCTCGGTCTCGGCCAAGTCCGCCTGGAGCCTCAAGCACACCCAGTCGCTGGCCCGCCCGGACTTCCACACCGGCACCCCGGAGACCGACCAGGAGCTGCTGCGCAACCTGATCGCCTTCTACTGCGTGACCGAGGGCATCTTCTTCTACTGTGGCTTCAGCCAGATCCTGTCCATGGGCCGGCGCAACAAGATGACCGGCGTCGCCGAGCAGTTCCAGTACATCCTGCGCGACGAGTCGATGCACCTGAACTTCGGCGTCGACATGATCAACCAGATCAAGATCGAGAACCCGCACCTGTGGACCGCCGAGTTCCAGGACGAGGTCACCCAGATGATCCTCGAGGGCACCGAACTGGAGATCGCCTACGCGCGCGACACCATGCCCCGCGGCGTGCTGGGCATGAACGCGGCGATCATGGAGGAGTACCTGCACTTCATCTGCAACCGCCGCCTGGCACAGATCGGCCTCAAGGAGCAGTTCCCGGGCGCGGAAAACCCCTTCCCGTGGATGAGCGAGATCATCGACCTGCGCAAGGAGAAGAACTTCTTCGAGACCCGCGTCACCGAATACCAGGTGGGCGGCGCCCTGAGCTGGGACTGA
- a CDS encoding metal-dependent hydrolase, with protein MDSLTQAALGAAIGGTVLGRRLGRKAVLIGAALGTLPDLDVIIDYGDAVANVTQHRGFSHSLFVLAGLAALLAGLSARFAKARDISPGRWLAFFGLCLLTHPLLDALTTYGTQIWWPLDLRPTAYPLVFIIDPFYSLPLLATVLIALFSGRIGATRWGLALSCLYLVLSLGARTLIEQRVEPVLAENGLEDAPRLIQPTPFNILLWRVSVAEADRYHETLVGVFDGDRRPRLEHFSRGSEWETVVRDDASGRRLDWFAGPFLRYEVDESREPATLVATDLRLGFPGFHAFHFALAERTDDGWRPLAAPYQLEPRRRDSEAALRRLGTRILSTEPRLCVGQFVEPRWRLSTSATC; from the coding sequence ATGGATTCCCTGACACAGGCCGCGCTGGGCGCGGCGATCGGCGGCACCGTACTGGGCCGACGGCTGGGCCGCAAGGCGGTGCTGATCGGCGCCGCCCTCGGGACCCTGCCCGACCTCGACGTGATCATCGACTACGGCGACGCCGTGGCCAACGTCACCCAGCACCGCGGCTTCAGCCATTCGCTGTTCGTGCTGGCCGGACTCGCGGCCCTGCTCGCCGGGCTATCGGCCCGCTTCGCCAAGGCGCGGGACATTTCCCCGGGACGCTGGCTGGCCTTCTTCGGCCTCTGCCTGCTGACCCACCCGCTGCTGGACGCGCTGACCACCTACGGCACCCAGATCTGGTGGCCGCTGGACCTTCGCCCGACGGCCTACCCGCTGGTGTTCATCATCGACCCGTTCTATTCGCTGCCGCTGCTGGCGACGGTACTGATCGCCCTGTTCAGCGGACGAATCGGCGCCACCCGCTGGGGGCTGGCACTGTCCTGCCTGTACCTGGTGCTGTCGTTGGGCGCCCGGACCCTGATCGAGCAGCGCGTGGAGCCGGTGCTCGCCGAGAACGGCCTGGAGGACGCGCCGCGTCTCATCCAGCCCACGCCCTTCAATATCCTGCTGTGGCGCGTCAGCGTGGCCGAGGCGGACCGCTACCACGAGACGCTGGTCGGCGTCTTCGATGGCGACCGGCGGCCCCGGCTGGAGCATTTCTCCCGCGGCAGCGAGTGGGAAACCGTGGTCCGGGACGATGCCAGCGGGCGTCGCCTGGACTGGTTCGCCGGCCCCTTCCTGCGCTACGAGGTCGACGAGAGTCGGGAGCCGGCCACCCTGGTGGCCACCGATCTGCGACTGGGCTTCCCGGGCTTCCACGCCTTCCACTTCGCCCTCGCCGAGCGCACCGACGACGGCTGGCGGCCGCTCGCCGCGCCCTACCAGCTCGAGCCCCGGCGCCGTGACAGCGAGGCGGCGCTGAGGCGGCTGGGCACGCGAATCCTCTCCACCGAACCGCGGCTCTGCGTCGGTCAGTTCGTCGAGCCTCGCTGGCGGCTGTCAACGTCCGCCACCTGCTGA
- a CDS encoding FMN-dependent NADH-azoreductase, with translation MTRVLVLTSSILGGNSQALADHFSTLAGERDGVEITRRDLVADDLPHLGLPELASWQVAPEERDAEQRELAARSDALIKELLAHDVVVLGVPMYNLGVPSQMKAWFDRVLRAGVTFRYTENGPVGLIEGKRAILLAARGGEYAGSELDSQTPHLTHMLGLMGIGEVDTVFAEGLNMGEAKHDAAMNEARQAIAGLVERL, from the coding sequence ATGACCCGCGTCCTCGTCCTGACCTCTTCCATCCTCGGCGGCAACTCCCAGGCGTTGGCCGATCACTTCAGCACCCTGGCCGGCGAGCGCGACGGCGTGGAGATCACTCGCCGCGATCTGGTGGCCGACGATCTGCCGCACCTGGGGCTGCCGGAGCTCGCCAGCTGGCAGGTGGCCCCGGAAGAGCGCGATGCCGAGCAGCGCGAGCTGGCGGCCCGTTCCGACGCCCTGATCAAGGAACTGCTGGCCCATGACGTGGTGGTGCTCGGCGTGCCGATGTACAACCTCGGCGTACCGTCGCAGATGAAGGCCTGGTTCGACCGCGTGCTGCGCGCCGGCGTGACCTTCCGCTACACCGAGAACGGCCCGGTGGGCCTGATCGAAGGCAAGCGGGCCATTCTGCTGGCGGCGCGCGGCGGCGAGTACGCCGGCTCCGAGCTCGATAGCCAGACCCCGCACCTCACCCACATGCTGGGCCTGATGGGCATCGGCGAGGTGGATACCGTGTTCGCCGAGGGGCTGAACATGGGCGAGGCCAAGCACGACGCGGCCATGAACGAGGCCCGCCAGGCCATCGCCGGCCTGGTCGAGCGCCTCTGA
- a CDS encoding ATP-binding protein, which yields MASFRLLPRALSDSTFLRVYVLLALALVMSFALALLAITVVDKVRRQHYQEQLAEAPMTLFSARLEALPAERRDAWLREQSARLGIRLSLHEMTDYPLGYFERARLEGGQTLVRQTETMGWLLHRRLDDEPRLLRLELASLGEHQLVGLARQLGQWLVEVPPERRAARLDRLRSGVIQLSLTDTPPEGLDPTRLASLSDAEVVVRLLPQRWAMSLYLQLPVASGGTQWVEVGPLNAFEPLPASLLLLLLLMLLGMLAVIIYLIVRGVEARMARLELAATRIAAGRLDTRVKVEGNDFLSRLGMALNGMATQVQSLLRGQQDMIRAVSHELRTPVARIRFAVQMVEDMTDEPGVRRHLQGIDADITELDDLVDEILTYARLGSETANGVPMETSLVECRAMAERVIEALHPLHAQLSLSLVPGEEVEAAAESRYLQRALQNLVANACRHARARVLIRIHGEPRLVRIDIEDDGPGVPVAKRSEIFKPFARLDDSRARNSGGYGLGLSIVQKVMAWHGGSVMVDASPSLGGARFTLLLPQRAAGHDA from the coding sequence ATGGCGTCCTTCCGCCTGCTGCCCAGGGCCCTGTCCGACAGCACCTTCCTGCGGGTCTACGTGCTGCTGGCGCTGGCCCTGGTGATGAGTTTCGCCCTGGCGCTGCTGGCCATCACCGTGGTCGACAAGGTGCGGCGTCAGCACTATCAGGAACAGCTCGCCGAGGCGCCGATGACGCTGTTCAGCGCTCGGCTCGAGGCGCTGCCCGCGGAGAGGCGTGACGCCTGGCTGCGCGAACAGAGCGCCCGGCTCGGCATTCGACTGTCGCTGCACGAGATGACCGACTATCCGCTCGGCTACTTCGAGCGCGCGCGGCTCGAGGGCGGCCAGACCCTGGTGCGTCAGACCGAGACCATGGGCTGGCTGCTGCACCGCCGGCTGGACGACGAGCCGCGGCTGCTGCGCCTGGAGCTGGCCTCGCTGGGTGAGCATCAGCTGGTGGGCCTGGCGCGGCAGCTGGGTCAGTGGCTGGTCGAGGTGCCCCCGGAGCGCCGCGCGGCGCGGCTCGACCGGCTGCGTAGCGGGGTGATCCAGCTGAGCCTGACCGACACGCCGCCCGAGGGGCTCGACCCGACGCGTCTGGCTTCGCTGAGCGATGCCGAGGTGGTGGTGCGCCTGCTGCCCCAGCGCTGGGCGATGTCGCTCTATCTTCAGCTGCCGGTCGCGTCGGGCGGGACCCAGTGGGTCGAGGTCGGCCCGCTCAACGCCTTCGAGCCGCTGCCGGCGTCGCTGTTGCTGCTGTTGCTGCTGATGCTGCTGGGCATGCTGGCGGTGATCATCTACCTGATCGTGCGCGGCGTGGAGGCACGCATGGCACGCCTGGAACTGGCCGCCACCCGCATCGCCGCCGGCCGCCTGGACACCCGGGTCAAGGTCGAGGGCAACGATTTCCTGAGTCGGCTGGGCATGGCGCTGAACGGCATGGCGACTCAGGTGCAGTCGCTGCTGCGCGGCCAGCAGGACATGATCCGGGCGGTGTCCCACGAGCTGCGCACCCCGGTCGCGCGTATCCGCTTCGCCGTTCAGATGGTCGAGGACATGACCGACGAGCCGGGCGTGCGGCGCCATCTGCAGGGCATCGACGCCGACATCACCGAGCTCGACGACCTGGTCGACGAGATCCTGACCTACGCGCGCCTGGGCAGCGAGACGGCCAACGGCGTGCCCATGGAGACCTCGCTGGTGGAGTGTCGCGCGATGGCCGAACGCGTCATCGAGGCGCTGCACCCGCTGCACGCCCAGCTGAGCCTCAGCTTGGTGCCCGGCGAGGAGGTGGAGGCCGCGGCCGAGTCGCGCTATCTGCAGCGGGCCCTGCAGAACCTGGTGGCCAATGCCTGCCGCCATGCCCGCGCCCGGGTGTTGATCCGCATCCACGGCGAGCCACGGCTGGTGCGCATCGACATCGAGGATGACGGCCCCGGGGTGCCGGTGGCCAAGCGCAGCGAGATCTTCAAGCCCTTCGCGCGTCTCGACGACAGCCGGGCCCGCAACTCGGGCGGCTACGGCCTGGGGCTGTCGATCGTGCAGAAGGTGATGGCCTGGCACGGCGGCAGCGTGATGGTGGACGCCAGCCCCTCGCTCGGCGGGGCGCGCTTCACGCTGCTGCTGCCCCAGCGCGCCGCGGGGCATGACGCCTGA
- a CDS encoding DNA-3-methyladenine glycosylase I: MSHYCDLAPGHPFHGPYHDHEYGFPVADDDTLFERLALEINQAGLSWLTVLKKRDAFHDAFEGFAVDRVAAYGDVERARLLADAGIIRNRLKVDAVIHNAGVIQHLRDEHGSFHAWLEAHHPRPHADWVGLFKRTFRFTGPEIVGEFLMSSGYLPGAHRDDCPVQARVLAAGPAWARASETTRPAP, from the coding sequence ATGAGCCACTACTGTGACCTGGCCCCCGGCCATCCGTTTCACGGCCCCTATCACGACCATGAATACGGCTTCCCCGTTGCCGATGACGACACGCTGTTCGAGCGCCTGGCCCTGGAGATCAACCAGGCGGGACTGTCCTGGCTGACCGTGCTCAAGAAGCGCGACGCCTTCCACGACGCCTTCGAGGGTTTCGCCGTCGACCGCGTGGCCGCCTACGGCGATGTCGAGCGTGCCCGGCTGCTGGCCGACGCCGGCATCATCCGCAACCGCCTCAAGGTCGACGCCGTCATCCACAATGCCGGCGTGATCCAGCACCTGCGCGACGAGCACGGCAGTTTCCACGCCTGGCTGGAGGCCCATCATCCGCGCCCCCACGCCGACTGGGTCGGGCTCTTCAAGCGGACCTTCCGCTTCACCGGCCCGGAGATCGTCGGCGAGTTCCTGATGAGCAGCGGCTACCTGCCCGGCGCCCATCGCGACGACTGCCCGGTCCAGGCCCGCGTCCTCGCCGCCGGCCCCGCCTGGGCCCGGGCCAGCGAGACGACACGCCCCGCCCCCTGA
- a CDS encoding LysR family transcriptional regulator encodes MLELRHLRTLIALRDAGSLVEAAERVHLTQSALSHQIKDLEERLGSPLFLRKTRPVEFTRAGLRLLALAEQVLPQVRMAERDLARLAGNEQGRLHMAIECHSCFQWLMPTVDHFRDHWPEVEIDIPGGHHFDPLPALAREQLDLVITADPQPLPGVHYEPLFRYEGLLAVARQHRLAGRPFVAPQDLVDETLITYPVEHGRLDVFTQFLDPADCRPREVRTAELTIMMMQLVASGRGVCALPNWALTEYLERDYVKAVPLGEHGVWSTLFAAIREETRDAPWMEDFLRTARETSFAVLEGVKPA; translated from the coding sequence ATGCTCGAACTCCGCCACCTCCGCACGCTCATCGCCCTGCGCGACGCCGGCTCCCTGGTCGAAGCCGCCGAGCGGGTGCACCTGACCCAGTCCGCCCTTTCCCACCAGATCAAGGACCTGGAGGAGCGGCTGGGCAGCCCGCTGTTCCTGCGCAAGACCCGGCCGGTGGAATTCACCCGCGCCGGGCTACGCCTGCTGGCGCTGGCCGAACAGGTGCTGCCCCAGGTTCGCATGGCGGAACGCGACCTGGCCCGGCTGGCCGGCAACGAACAGGGCCGGCTGCACATGGCCATCGAATGCCATAGCTGCTTCCAGTGGCTGATGCCCACCGTGGACCACTTCCGCGATCACTGGCCCGAGGTGGAGATCGACATTCCCGGCGGCCATCACTTCGACCCCCTGCCGGCCCTGGCCCGGGAGCAGCTCGACCTGGTGATCACCGCCGATCCACAGCCGCTGCCCGGCGTCCACTACGAACCGCTGTTCCGCTACGAGGGACTGCTGGCCGTGGCCCGCCAGCACCGCCTGGCCGGACGCCCCTTCGTGGCGCCGCAGGACCTGGTCGACGAGACGCTGATCACCTACCCGGTGGAGCATGGACGACTGGACGTCTTCACCCAGTTCCTCGACCCGGCCGACTGCCGGCCCCGCGAGGTACGCACCGCCGAGCTGACGATCATGATGATGCAGCTGGTGGCCAGCGGCCGCGGCGTCTGCGCGCTGCCCAACTGGGCGCTGACCGAATATCTGGAGCGGGACTACGTGAAGGCGGTGCCGCTGGGCGAGCACGGGGTGTGGAGCACGCTGTTCGCGGCGATCCGCGAGGAGACGCGCGATGCGCCCTGGATGGAAGACTTCCTGCGCACCGCCCGGGAGACCTCGTTTGCGGTGCTGGAGGGCGTCAAGCCGGCCTGA
- a CDS encoding winged helix-turn-helix domain-containing protein: MDDSLDPSEQDHVLIIEDDERLAELTRDYLEANGFRVTLEPDGARGVDSILALQPDLVILDLMLPGEDGLSICRRVRADYPGPILMLTARTDDMDQVLGLEMGADDYVAKPVQPRVLLARMRALMRRRETGAVGEEPRLAFGPLEIDSSTREAFLSGERVDLTSAEFDLLWLLASNAGRVLTREEIFSQLRGIKYDGQDRSIDVRVSRIRPKIGDDPNQPQRIKTVRSKGYLFVKEG, encoded by the coding sequence ATGGACGACAGCCTGGACCCTTCCGAGCAGGATCACGTACTGATCATCGAGGATGATGAGCGCCTGGCCGAGCTGACCCGCGACTACCTCGAGGCCAACGGCTTTCGGGTGACTCTCGAGCCCGACGGCGCCCGGGGTGTCGACAGCATCCTCGCCCTGCAGCCCGACCTGGTGATTCTGGACCTGATGCTGCCCGGCGAGGACGGCCTGTCGATCTGCCGTCGGGTGCGCGCCGACTACCCCGGGCCGATCCTGATGCTCACCGCCCGTACCGACGACATGGACCAGGTGTTGGGGCTGGAGATGGGCGCCGACGACTACGTGGCCAAGCCGGTGCAGCCACGGGTGCTGCTGGCGCGCATGCGGGCGCTGATGCGTCGCCGCGAGACCGGCGCCGTCGGTGAGGAGCCGCGGCTGGCGTTCGGGCCGCTGGAGATCGACAGCTCGACCCGTGAGGCCTTCCTCTCCGGCGAGCGCGTCGACCTGACCAGCGCCGAGTTCGATCTGCTGTGGCTGCTGGCCAGCAACGCCGGCCGGGTGCTGACCCGGGAAGAGATCTTCTCCCAGCTGCGCGGCATCAAGTACGACGGTCAGGATCGCTCCATCGACGTGCGGGTCTCGCGGATTCGCCCCAAGATCGGTGACGATCCCAACCAGCCGCAGCGGATCAAGACCGTGCGCAGCAAGGGCTACCTGTTCGTCAAGGAAGGCTGA
- a CDS encoding ribonucleoside-diphosphate reductase subunit alpha translates to MDTTAAQDHSSVSVTAPQTLRVIKRTGDVAPFDAGKIAVALSKAFIAVEGDNAATSSRVRDFVQQASEGIAQAFQRRMPDGGTVHIEDIQDQVELALMRAGEQKVARAYVLYREEHARARAEAGADIEKPHPTLNVTAPDGSTRPLDLGRVETLVFDACENLTNVDPQKIVEDSLKNLYDGVSADGVSQALMMTARTLVEKDPNYTYVTARLLQDNLRREALSFLGIADEATYQEMADFYKPAFQAYIEKGIEFEQLDPQLAEFDLERLGDALDHTRDAQFTYLGLQTLYDRYFIHRDEVRYELPQVMFMRVAMGLALNEDDREARAIEFYELLSSFDYMASTPTLFNAGTVRSQLSSCYLTTVPDDLDSIYSAIRDNALLSKWAGGLGNDWTPVRALGSYIKGTNGKSQGVVPFLKVVNDTAVAVNQGGKRKGAVCAYLESWHLDIEEFLELRKNTGDDRRRTHDMNTANWVPDLFMKRVFDDQEWTLFSPATCPDLHDLYGAAFEKRYQEYEEMTRNGQLKLFKRVKAKDLWRKMLSMLFETGHPWITFKDPCNLRSPQQHAGVVHSSNLCTEITLNTSVDEIAVCNLGSINLAQHVVDGEFDGDKLKKTVKTAVRMLDNVIDINYYAVPQAKNSNFKHRPVGLGIMGFQDALYAQDIAYASEDAVTFADRSMELVSYHAIEASSDLAAERGHYQSYEGSLWSQGVLPIDSVEKLKEERGAKYIEVDTSTTQDWDRIRDKVAAQGMRNSNVMAIAPTATISNICGVSQSIEPTYQNLFVKSNLSGEFTVVNSYMVNDLKERGLWDEVMINDLKYYDGSVQPIDRVPDDLKAKYASAFEVEPKWLVEAAARRQKWIDQAQSLNLYIKGVSGKKLDVTYRMAWFRGLKTTYYLRALGATSVEKSTVDRGNLNAVSNASPGAAPTPSAAPEAKQEPKGIDDFLQGKNGGGSRAPSAGEIDELGCEACQ, encoded by the coding sequence ATGGATACCACCGCTGCCCAGGACCACTCGTCCGTCTCCGTCACCGCTCCGCAGACCCTGCGTGTCATCAAGCGCACCGGCGATGTCGCGCCCTTCGATGCCGGCAAGATCGCCGTGGCCCTGAGCAAGGCCTTCATCGCCGTGGAGGGCGACAACGCCGCCACCTCCTCGCGGGTCCGCGACTTCGTGCAGCAGGCCTCCGAGGGCATTGCCCAGGCCTTCCAGCGCCGCATGCCCGACGGCGGCACCGTGCACATCGAGGATATCCAGGACCAGGTCGAACTGGCCCTGATGCGCGCCGGTGAGCAGAAGGTCGCCCGCGCCTACGTGCTGTACCGCGAGGAGCACGCCCGGGCCCGCGCCGAGGCCGGCGCCGACATCGAGAAGCCGCACCCGACGCTCAACGTCACCGCGCCGGACGGCAGCACTCGCCCGCTGGACCTGGGCCGGGTCGAGACCCTGGTCTTCGACGCCTGCGAGAATCTCACCAACGTCGATCCGCAGAAGATCGTCGAGGACTCGCTGAAGAACCTCTACGACGGCGTGAGCGCCGACGGCGTCTCCCAGGCGCTGATGATGACCGCGCGGACCCTGGTCGAGAAGGATCCCAACTACACCTACGTCACCGCCCGCCTGCTGCAGGACAACCTGCGCCGCGAGGCGCTGTCGTTCCTGGGCATCGCCGACGAGGCGACCTACCAGGAGATGGCCGACTTCTACAAGCCGGCCTTCCAGGCCTACATCGAGAAGGGCATCGAATTCGAGCAGCTCGACCCGCAGCTCGCCGAGTTCGACCTCGAGCGCCTGGGCGATGCCCTGGACCACACCCGCGACGCCCAGTTCACCTACCTGGGCCTGCAGACCCTCTACGACCGCTACTTCATCCACCGCGACGAGGTGCGCTACGAGCTGCCCCAGGTGATGTTCATGCGCGTCGCCATGGGCCTGGCGCTCAACGAGGACGACCGCGAGGCGCGGGCCATCGAGTTCTACGAGCTGCTCTCAAGCTTCGACTACATGGCCTCCACCCCGACCCTGTTCAACGCGGGCACCGTGCGCAGCCAGCTCTCCAGCTGCTACCTGACCACCGTGCCTGACGATCTGGACAGCATCTACAGCGCCATCCGCGACAACGCCCTGCTCTCCAAGTGGGCCGGCGGCCTGGGTAACGACTGGACCCCGGTGCGTGCGCTGGGCTCCTACATCAAGGGCACCAACGGCAAGTCCCAGGGCGTGGTGCCGTTCCTCAAGGTGGTCAACGACACCGCCGTGGCCGTGAACCAGGGCGGCAAGCGCAAGGGCGCCGTCTGCGCCTACCTCGAGAGCTGGCACCTCGACATCGAGGAGTTCCTCGAGCTGCGCAAGAACACCGGTGACGACCGTCGTCGTACCCACGACATGAACACCGCCAACTGGGTGCCGGACCTGTTCATGAAGCGCGTCTTCGACGACCAGGAGTGGACCCTGTTCTCGCCGGCCACCTGCCCGGACCTCCACGACCTGTACGGCGCCGCCTTCGAGAAGCGCTACCAGGAATACGAGGAGATGACCCGCAACGGCCAGCTCAAGCTGTTCAAGCGCGTCAAGGCCAAGGACCTGTGGCGCAAGATGCTCTCGATGCTGTTCGAGACCGGCCACCCGTGGATCACCTTCAAGGATCCGTGCAACCTGCGCAGCCCGCAGCAGCACGCCGGCGTGGTCCACAGCTCCAACCTGTGCACCGAGATCACCCTGAACACCTCGGTCGACGAGATCGCGGTGTGCAACCTGGGCTCCATCAACCTGGCCCAGCACGTGGTCGACGGCGAGTTCGACGGCGACAAGCTGAAGAAGACCGTCAAGACCGCGGTGCGGATGCTCGATAACGTCATCGACATCAACTACTACGCGGTGCCGCAGGCGAAGAACTCGAACTTCAAGCACCGCCCGGTGGGCCTCGGCATCATGGGCTTCCAGGATGCCCTCTACGCCCAGGACATCGCCTACGCCTCCGAGGACGCCGTGACCTTCGCCGACCGTTCCATGGAACTGGTCAGCTATCACGCCATCGAGGCCTCCAGCGACCTGGCCGCCGAGCGCGGACACTACCAGAGCTACGAAGGCTCGCTATGGAGCCAGGGCGTGCTGCCGATCGACTCCGTCGAGAAGCTGAAGGAAGAGCGCGGCGCGAAGTACATCGAGGTCGACACCTCCACGACCCAGGACTGGGATCGCATCCGCGACAAGGTCGCCGCCCAGGGCATGCGCAACTCCAACGTCATGGCCATCGCCCCGACCGCGACCATCTCGAACATCTGCGGCGTCTCGCAGTCGATCGAGCCGACCTATCAGAACCTGTTCGTGAAATCGAACCTGTCCGGCGAGTTCACCGTGGTCAACTCCTACATGGTCAACGACCTGAAGGAGCGCGGCCTGTGGGACGAGGTCATGATCAACGACCTCAAGTACTACGACGGCTCCGTGCAGCCCATCGACCGCGTGCCGGACGACCTGAAGGCCAAGTACGCCAGCGCCTTCGAGGTCGAGCCCAAGTGGCTGGTCGAGGCCGCCGCCCGTCGCCAGAAGTGGATCGACCAGGCCCAGTCGCTGAACCTCTACATCAAGGGCGTCTCCGGCAAGAAGCTGGACGTGACCTACCGCATGGCGTGGTTCCGCGGCCTCAAGACCACCTACTACCTGCGCGCCCTGGGCGCCACCTCGGTGGAGAAGTCCACCGTGGACCGCGGCAACCTCAACGCGGTGAGCAACGCCTCGCCCGGCGCCGCCCCGACGCCGTCCGCCGCGCCGGAAGCCAAGCAGGAGCCCAAGGGCATCGACGACTTCCTGCAGGGCAAGAACGGCGGCGGCTCCCGTGCGCCCTCCGCGGGCGAGATCGACGAGCTGGGCTGCGAGGCCTGCCAGTAA